In a single window of the Papaver somniferum cultivar HN1 chromosome 8, ASM357369v1, whole genome shotgun sequence genome:
- the LOC113301356 gene encoding metalloendoproteinase 4-MMP-like, with the protein MFQHVSFFLFLFITILPSFPARNMPDFITVLPVNPDMNYTWSTFHKFLDIRRGSEIIGMSELKKYFHRFGYLPKSDTNFTDIFDDGLESAVTQYQSKLGLPVTGKLDSATLSEIMSPRCGVGDNDDHKLHITKHYTYFPGRPSWGRTTPLMLTYAFSSSDFIDYIEISDIRAVFNRAFTRWASVIPVNFTETQDYKHADIKIGFYSKDHGDGEPFDGVLGVLAHAFSPKSGRFHLDAAETWSVDFESEKSRVAIDLESVATHEIGHVLGLGHSSVKEAVMYPSLNPRSKKVDLRLDDVNGVQVLYGSNPNFSLTFFLQSETSPNKSFGLRGHRFNPIFSISLIAVFFCI; encoded by the coding sequence atgtTTCAGCACGTCTCgttcttcttgttcctcttcaTTACCATCCTTCCTTCATTTCCCGCCAGAAACATGCCTGATTTCATAACCGTTTTACCTGTCAATCCTGATATGAATTACACGTGGAGCACGTTTCATAAGTTCTTAGATATCCGTCGAGGCAGTGAAATCATTGGCATGTCTGAGCTAAAGAAATACTTCCACCGTTTCGGATATCTACCAAAAAGTGATACGAACTTCACCgatatttttgatgatggatTGGAATCAGCTGTTACTCAGTATCAATCGAAACTCGGTTTGCCTGTTACCGGTAAACTGGATTCTGCTACACTATCTGAAATTATGTCACCTAGATGTGGTGTAGGGGACAACGATGATCATAAGTTACATATAACAAAACACTACACATATTTTCCGGGTAGACCTAGTTGGGGAAGAACTACACCGTTGATGTTAACTTATGCTTTTTCCTCCAGTGATTTTATCGACTACATAGAAATTTCAGATATTCGAGCTGTTTTTAACCGAGCTTTTACGAGATGGGCTTCAGTTATTCCAGTTAATTTTACAGAGACTCAAGACTATAAGCATGCTGATATCAAAATAGGTTTTTATAGTAAGGACCATGGAGACGGGGAACCATTTGACGGGGTACTTGGAGTGCTAGCGCATGCATTTTCACCAAAAAGCGGCCGTTTCCATCTTGATGCGGCAGAAACTTGGTCTGTTGATTTTGAGTCAGAAAAAtcaagagtggccattgatttgGAATCCGTTGCGACACATGAAATTGGACATGTCTTAGGGTTGGGCCATTCATCTGTTAAAGAGGCTGTCATGTACCCTAGTTTAAACCCTAGAAGTAAAAAAGTGGACTTGAGATTGGACGACGTTAATGGGGTTCAAGTCCTTTATGGTTCCaatccaaattttagtttaacttTTTTCCTACAGTCTGAAACTTCTCCTAATAAATCCTTCGGTTTAAGAGGACACAGATTTAATCCCATATTTTCAATTTCTCTAATAGCAGTATTTTTTTGTATTTAG